The Gadus macrocephalus chromosome 1, ASM3116895v1 DNA window CGGGTtgacagcgaggaggaggaggaggaggaggaggaggaggaggaggaagagcagctaAGCGACGGAGACATGCAGCTCAGCCACCCAGGGGACAGTTAGTTGTGGAGCCCGTACATCCTCCACTCCGAACGGAAATCTTTTGTTTGCCCGTGTAGGAGGGCTGTTGCATCGTGGTAGTTATAGCGTATGTGCCATATTTATATTTCGTTAAGTGGAACCATCTTTTGGACCTGATGGGCCATTATTATCAATGTGGTTTTTAAAAATAACTTTTATATCGTCAGAAAGGTGACTACAATATCAGGGTTTGGGTTGGTTCAACCAAATGATCAGCCCTTTtgtaatcttgtttaaaaaggATCCATGCAGCACTTAATCCTAAATATAAGTCAACGAGTCCACTGCCAAGTACATATCAAACGGCCTTTTGTTTGTTATCGCCTCATCTCCTCAGAAAGTTGTTGCAAATTTTTTTAGAAGCAGTGCGGCCAAGAGCTGTGATCCTGAAGCGGTTGAGGCCTTTCGATGGCCTGGTTGTTGTCCCTTGTAACGGTGACCCTAGTGAACGGCCACAGGTCCCAGAAGACCCTAACGTTGAAGCCAATAATCAACGCATGCCACTttccaatccatccatccatcactgcGTTGGGGCAGCTCAATGACGTTCACTGTGTGTAGTTCAACACTGAATCACACGATACCGGggccggggtggtggtgggggaccaCCCTTTCATGCAGTCCCGTATTTAAAGACTTATGTTGTAAAGTTTTATGATGcccaaaaccccccccccccccccccaataagaGAACAGGAACATATGTGCACACGCCGCAAACACCAAAGAACATGCAATACTATAGTTAGGGAACCGACCACCGCCACCGTTACAAACAAATGACGTTTTTATTTTAGCATGCCGCCTCTTGCTCAACTCTGCTCTGTGTTCCCCCGAGACGTCAGTGTCTCGCTCCGCTTATAATCCTTTATTAATGTGTGTCGTGGATGCGAGCCTTTGCTCCGTCGGCGAGTTGCCATCTATGAGAGGGCAGACGTACCGGAGCACGCCTTCATCAGCACTTACTTTGACTCGGTCCAGTCTGACTGGCTGGGTCTCGCTCGTGTGTGTCCTTCATTCACCAGATGTGATCTGATTGTGCATTTTCAGGCCATTTCAAAAGGTGTCCATtagagagctcacaagtaatcACCCAGATGTATGAGAGATAGGTTCAGGTGATTTTTGATGGATCTCGTTCTTTGACCTGACAAGAATGTGATGCATGCACCACAATGTCCTGAATGTTACTGCTCTCGCGATGGGTCAGGTCTGCGAGAGCCACTTTGTACCTTCCATCCATTGAGATTCTAAATCATTGCACTAAAAAATTACTATTCATATTAGCAGTAATCTGTTGTATATTTTATAATTGTAGAGACCAACCAGATGGCATTATGTTTGTAGTCTTGATTTACCATCTGCCTTTTATTTATGCTTAATGGTTTGTTTATATGAATGCATCAGCGCTGCTTGAACGCAAATACGTCCAATAACCATAATAGTCCAAGAATGTACTTTATTGTTCCAGTgccaaacaaataaacggcCCTGCCTTTTTTTGCTTGGAAGCTCAGCTGATGCGTGCTTTCTTACTTCACCAACCCGTAAACACAATGCATTTCTCACAGCAACAATTTTCTCAGCTTCTCAACAATAGTTTATCAACACTAGTGAGAGAATATTTACAGTTCTTCTCCATTCAACGGAAATGAATTAAAATGCACAAAGAATAGCATTAAAGGTGAcgcattataccaccaggtgtgagtgtgcttagccgttacaagccgtttgaaaatctgcctcttctgacatcacaagtgggcgtgtccacctagatgtgtgacggatagatgagcaacgtttgctacagtccaccgggtaggctggtagtggacatgcccacttgtgatgtcagtaGAGGGAgattttgaaaacggcttgtaacggctaatcacactcgacACCTGGTGTTATTTCACCCTTTAATAAACAATTCATTTAATACGAGGGCGCTTCCCCTTGCCGGGGGTCTTGGGCTTGGGGGTCTTGGTGGCCCGCTTGTACATCTTCTTGCTGTCGCACTGCAGGAGGTGGGGCACCTTCTTGTGGCACACGAAGTGCACCAGCCTCAGGTTGTCGGTGGTGAACAGCAGGCGGTAGAAGTAGGTGAGGTTGATGGCGCTGCTCTGGTGGTTCTGCACGGCGTCCACCAGCGCTGGGATCACCGTCCTCTTCTTCTCGATCCTGCTCACACCAGAAGGAGAACAAGATGGCGGTGGGGTCGTTGGCGTGTACTTCTGAATATACGGTCATCTCACTGATGGCTCTCTTGCTGAAGAGAAGTCAGTGTCTGCGGTTTAAGAAATGTTAAGAAGCAAGTCAAAGGAATTATTTCAAGAACACATAGAAAAGACCCCGAAACTGTAATTAAAATTTTTGAATCTTGGGTTGAAATGTTGATCATCTCTGGGAAATATAAACATATTACTGTCTGCCTAATTCCTTATCATTACGGATAAAACTAGCCATTTTGATTCATGGAATTCTCTCTGTGTATAACTGTCCAAAGGTTTTATTGACTCGGAACGCCTGCTGTTGGTGCTTGGGAATGTACTTCCTCAAAGACGAGCTTACCTGTGATCCAGGTTCCATGTGCCGAAGTTGATCCGGCTTTCTTTGTTGCCATAGGGATTGATGGAGTGGAGGGACTTGCATAGGTCCTGGTCAAAAGCCCCCTAGTAGGTTGAAAATAATGTTGGGGGGCGACAGTGAGAGACTACAGGGTCCTAATTAATTAAGAGAAGAAGCGAGAGAGACTGCGAGGTTCGTTATGAATTCCACATGGCGTgtcacaaaatgtatttttattacaTAATCAATGTACAAAGAATGGTATTTACGAGCTGTGTTGTGAGTTGACGCTTGCAGTCACCCTCGAGAATTCAAGCTTTTAAGTTAAGACGGATGATTAATGATGAGCCAAATGCAATAGCGCTAATACAAAGTGCTGCCACGGGGGTGAGAGTGTGTCACCTGGCAGGTGAACCAGCCCTGGGCGGTACACAGGCggttcttctcctccacctcgctGCGGTCGAAGTAGCGTCCGTTGTACCTGTCCGCCTTCAGGAGGTCTGTGATGCCACGCGCCGTCTTGGCAAACTCCTCCTTCACCCTGGGGCTCTGGCTGCTGATCTTCGCGACTTccagctgaggaggaggagggtgtggtttACATCAATTACACTATCAATTAAGTTCTGTTCAAAGGGCGGCTATGGTACAATGTCTCTCCCCATGCCTATGCACATCTTAGCAGTGGATTCGTGTATGACTGGTGGCAGATTGGACAACTGAAACGTTGCGTGTCTTGACGTAGCTATGTTGTGAATGTAAAACAATCCCTTTGAATGTAGCTCATCTAAGTGTTTAGATGACAAACACCAGCATTTGGTGTTGTTTGTCATCTAAacaccagcaacaccagcctGGTCAATGTATATTTACTTGTCTAGTTGGGTCTATATACTGCATGCCATACCGCAAAAATGACCCATTATTTATGTTATGAGCCACACATGTTGTTCCCCTCTGTGAACCGGGTCTAAATTGGGTCTTGTCTGGGGCCACAGTGCAAATATTGGATTGACTATGTTTTCCTAAACAGAAACATTGTTTTCTGTATAGCCACTACAAAAACCAAAGCCGAAACAGCTGAAACAGATGCAGTTTGCATGCAGTGCAGTTTGATATGTGCGTTCTTCGATTGTATATTAGGCAGACttttccaaagcaacttacaagtGATGCTGCAACACATAAGAGGTCAAACCGAAGTATTTGCAAAGAAATGTAGACCAAAAAAAACCATCTAGCTTTAGGAAACGGAACATAATGCATTTTAAGAATATCATGTTAATGAGTTTGGCATTTACCTCCGTCATATACCCCCGGATTCTGCGCTCACAGTTGGACTTCATGTAGGCCGACTTGGTCTTGAAACGCGGGAGCAGGCCTGAAGTAGGGAGTAAGTTTGAGTTCAGGGTTCGTCTGGGATCAAGGCACTCAAGATTGCAGTACATTTTATTCTAAGGGCTCAATAAAGTTTTAATGGCACTTTTACATCTCCCCTTCTTGCATCAGGCACTCGTGCGCTCACTGCAGGGTTAGCACAGGCCGACCTCATTCATTACGGCTGTGTTCTTTTTATGAATGCCAGAGATCTAAATACACACAGCCCATACTGGGACCCATTAAATCAAACCTTTATGAAAATAATTTGCCAAAATATGATCATCTTTATGTGGCTTGTACGTGTAGGTATTAACCAAGCTTCCAGTACAATGCATTAAAGATCTTGACTTAGACCCGAGACTGaccatttaaaggtcccatggcatgctactttatggatgctttaatatagatattagtggacccctaacacagtatttgaagacgttcccgaaattcagctgtggtgcagaattacagccactcgcacattgagctttccccaaacacaccgtttcggtgtctgtagctttaatgcaaatggggagggaagaggtgggtcaagggtgggggtggggcctgaccagcttgcggccacggtaccatgcgctctgtttacagtggatgtatcgcaatggcaagGCTCACAGCCTTTGGCTGTGTTCTGTAAAtaatctagaacactccgggtgctccggcgggagtcctggagctctatatctaaataatatcatattatacatatatatctatatgatataatacatattatcacggccaaaagctgtgtgcgcctccagacgacatTATGAATCTCAAGCGTCTCTGCTTCTTCCacttcctcatcaatctgaagtagactgaaccgagacatggaggagaaagggattgttgcccgcgattgtctcccgccggagcctcgctgcccgctgccgagggaccaccgcctcggcagcgggcagtgcCGAGACGGTAGTGGCCCGCGGCGGTGGTGGCccgcggcagcgggcagcgggcagagccgaggcaccaccgccccgcGGTGGCGATGCCTCGGCAGCAGGGCTCCAGTGGGAGAAAATCACGGGCAagaatccctttctcctccatgtcgcagttcatgtacttcagg harbors:
- the dffb gene encoding DNA fragmentation factor subunit beta produces the protein MCALESTKSVKLRSFGETNKYGVAAKDLKELLKKGCKLLKKPMNCARVCTYDDGTELTEEYFKTLPRNVELVLLSGDEAWNGFMDEIAGLLSKDRTSSQLLEAARYFRSDDRSAKRRKLLADSLVGLEDHSEMESREDDQEWFEGLLPRFKTKSAYMKSNCERRIRGYMTELEVAKISSQSPRVKEEFAKTARGITDLLKADRYNGRYFDRSEVEEKNRLCTAQGWFTCQGAFDQDLCKSLHSINPYGNKESRINFGTWNLDHRIEKKRTVIPALVDAVQNHQSSAINLTYFYRLLFTTDNLRLVHFVCHKKVPHLLQCDSKKMYKRATKTPKPKTPGKGKRPRIK